The window AATAAACAAACTGGTACCTGCAGTGCATTGAGCTGGATACTCATGCCCCAAAGAATTTCTCGTAAGTGTTCTAGTAAAAGCCTTATCACCGGAGTTTTTTATTTCTTCCTTGCACAATACGTTTCCTTGATCAGCAGTCCCAATGGTATACTCGGATGATATCTCTAAATAAGCTCGTTTCTTTCCAAAGTTGAGCTTTTGCCGGCAACCATTTTGTAATAGcgtaaactgaaaaaaaaagaaaagaatgtcAGTAAGTTTCACTAAGaggattacaaaaaaaatgatgtcAGAGAAGAAACCGAACCTGATGAGTCCATGTGTGAGAGTTAGACTGCACATGATGAGTTCTAGACGTTCTCCGAGTCTCCTCCTCTCTTCCTAGTAAGGAATACAGCTGCCTAACAAATGAGTTCTCCAAAGAATCAAGATACGAGTTGTGCTTCTCGTTCGTCCAGTCACCACCACATTCATTCCGCTGAAATATTTTCATAAGAAACGATACTCCGTTACATATTCTCAGGTTACAACCACTAAAAACTCAAACTCCGATTAGTTATACAGATCACAAAATCAGTATCTCATTGCATCATCTGATAATAATGTTAGTAAGCATCAGATTTGAAGATTCCTTCCATGTTTATAAACAAAGGCTAATAATAAACAAGCGGAGGATTTGTTTTACCGTAAGAACGGACTCGAGCGAGTTCGATAGAGTCGACGACTCGCTATGAGATTCACCCGACGCCTCCGCATCGCGATCCATCTCGAGATAAACAATATTAACCTCTGAAACATTCTCCATCGTTCTTCTCCTCCAATGCTCTCCacacaacaacaataacaacccAAAAATATCTACGTctcttaaagaaaaaaaatgtgttcGTAAGAGAGAGGAACGAAGAGATGAAAAGAGAAGATATAAAGAACAAATATCCACGTGGCGTCGCTTTTTACATGTGTCTGATTATTGCCACGTCATTACCGACGATAAATATCTCGGACAAATATCAGTAGGATATTTTTTTTGGGAGCTCAAGTAGAGGAGGTTGTCtctgtttttgatattttgttcacATCTCTAATGAATTATTCTAGAGACGGTTAAGTTTATTTGTAACAACTATCATTAAAATATACAGTTTATATTTTGGATAATGAGATAAATCCGGggacattaattaaaaattagccACTGGTTTGGCGAATGGATATTTTAGATCCTGGCTGACGTGGGTAGTAGCTGCGTCCAAAAATATCTGCTCATtaccaagaaaaaaatatctgtCCTTTTGTTTGACAAACCAAACTAAATATCTCGCGAGTCAACCAAACTATCCGGTAAGAAATATCTGTCCTTTTGTTTAAGGTAATACTAAATGCAGAGTCACCTCTTTTTATTACAACGGTTGTTGTTGTTAcgcctttttttttgtcaaccataCAACATTGTTATGGCTAAACATTTAAATCTGTTCATGAATATACCTGGGCCTAAACGGGTTACATATTAACGGACCGGATCAAtctgttttaacatttttctttGTGATTATTGGGGTTTTTCTTATCAAGACTCTAACTATGTATAAATCTCTCGAgaacatttcaaaattttcgTCAAGTCTACATTGTATCACAAAGCCTATACTAAAATGTGGACCTATAACTCCTAAAAATACACGGCCATATTTCACAGTAAAGATGTCAATGGCATCAAAATCTAATCGCtagcaaaaataaaattatgatggTTAGCCAATTACATGTGACATGTCTCCAAGGATTTGGTTCATATAATCGAGAGTTTGAGAGAGACGAAAAGAAGAAGATGCAAAACAATTTCTTTCAACCAACTAATTCCCCAACTacaaagaaaactaaataatgatttactaaaaattaaaaaaaaaagatagaactGAAGAACATTTGATATAATAGTTTTGGTTAAACGATACCATTAGAGTCTAAAatcaaatttctaaaaaaaatgtcACAGCTATTTTTATCAAAACTGTCATTCCTTTGTACAATCACAtcagaacaaacaaacaataattcctcaaaaacattaatcattattattattattcaacATCGAATTTGGTTCGCCGGAGAATTGTCGCACCGAACACGCAACCACCTGAGCCCATTGTTTCAACCTCAGCTTCATCGTCTCCGGATCATCACCTTCTCCAAATCCCCACCGTCAGATCaaacacacacataaaaatTTACGAGATAATTAAAAAAGGTGTTTCAGACATACCTTGGTCAACGATCGTCGTGCTCGAATTACTCACTTCACCTTCCGACGCAACCGACGAAAGAGAAGAAGTCCTTGACAATCCACTCCTATACTGTTTATTAACAGCGCAGTACAGCCCCAGAGCTGGTAGAGTTTCAGACAGCCTCGGATCCAGCTCCGGCGAATCGGGCTCGAATCCGAACCCAAGCTCGATGCATCCCTTTAGCTCTTCCAGATCTTCGTCCGTCACGCTCTTGCTACGACCGAGTCGACCCGATGGTCTTTTACCTTTCTTCCTAAGCCAAGCCTCTTCCCGATCGGCGTCCGGGGACCACGAGTGCTGCTTTATCAGCGGTCTAGGCGGCGGTTGCGACAGGGATGCGTTGCGTTTCGACATTTTGAAGCGGCtaggtttttttgtttttgttttttgaggAGCTATTCCCTCCTCTCTGTGTTTTTATTACATACGCAAAACCGCGTGCGGAGCACttctttctatatttttttttttttttgatcaacacttcTTTCTATATATACTAACTTTTAGTATACTTCCATATTAATTATGTGTATAAATGGAAAGTTACTTTACTATGAAATAGTAAATCTACCCTTAACTTTATACTATATACTTCCATATATCTCTgaaaactttttctttcttaaactCCAATTATTTGTTAAATATAATCCTATACTATGGATTTCAACCTAGAAAATATGAGGTTGAAACATTATTGTTTTGGTttgaccaacaaaaaaaaacattattgttTTGGCCAACCAcctaagatatatatttttcaaagtaAATTGTTTATTCATTTgtaattttacttttaataagTCACCATGTCATTGTAAGTTGCATGGAAATAAAATAGTCAAGGGACTATTCGGAAACTTCAGACATAGTATATTCCAATAATAGAATGAGAATCGTTGACGGTAGCAGACTAGCAGAAGCAGGAATTACAAAAGGTGGCCAGTTGGGTCAACTGGATCCGGTCCACAGCTGGTAAATTTTAATTCTGACAAACAGAATAATATGGTTATGGGATTTGCTGTTGtcatattctttttcttttcactaGTTTAAAAAAAGTTAGAACTTACATAAAACCATTTTATTATGAGGCCTAAATAAGTTGTTGTCATATTTAAAACCATTTAATTTCATAGAAACATTTGCTGTTGTCATATTCATCTTGTACTCaaaataagttgtttaaaaaaattattttacataaaacCATTATTTTTATGAGGTCTGTGACGTGTATTAATGGTAATAATTACCTCGGACAAATGAATTAAACGTAATAAATTATCTTAACAAAAGTTGCTAACAAAAGAGGGGGAAAAGCCTTCTTTTCTGTTGTAAAATAATActaatataaaccaaaaaatgAGGATTCAAGGATTGAATTTGAAACTGTTCACACATATCGTAGTTAGGCTTGGGCACGAATCGGATATCCGGATTTTTGAAGGTATTTGTGATCTGTTTCGTATGCCACATATATCTAATTTTCCGATTTGCTTTGATTCAGAAAAATACGGATATTCGGAAAAACGGATATccgaaaaataaatagatatttgcaGATATTTACGAATACTTACGGATATCTCATATGTTTTGATTAATGcaaataatcttaaaattttgatacaaatttattttgtaaaatatttttttgcctgatatataagataaaaattaaaagaaatagtgaatctacatattttataaactttttaaacttagttaacaattataataagacaaaacttaagaaaaagattataattgtcataaatttattcatttccttttatgtaatatttttatataagtaaCAATGTGAATAGAATTTTGTCAAATCATATGTTAGAATAAcaactatataattttatacatttaaaattttaaatattatcaagatatacatgtatttatatattcccggatcggatcggatatccgcttcccaaaattttaatatttgtgatttgtttcgaTTTTAGCGGATATTGATTTTTAGTATTTGCTTTGTTTCGAAGGTTTACGGATATCCGGAATTTTCGAATCGAATCGAAACGAGtaacaaatcaaattaaatttaacGGATTAAATGCTCAGTCCTAATCGTAGTGTCATCTCCTGTCCTTTGCGACTGACTTTCTGCTAAACTAATCTTAAGCTGTCCACATGACTAAGACAGGCTGTATCATGGCCGAACTAAAGGAGCTTTCTTTGTTGAGACTTTAAACTTCGTAAGCAAACTTGGAATCTTTTTCCCACCCAATGTCCCTAAACCAGATAAAACCGGTTGAAATTCTGAGTTCATAATTCCGGTTTGATTGAATATTGTCTCATCGGTTTTGAGACTGGCAAACTTGAGTTAGCAGTACAACGTAAAACCTTCTGGCAAACGTTACGGTCACCAGTTTCAACACATATCAACCAGTTTGCTGGAAACAAATATGTCAGAGTTCAGTCCATGTCTAATCGTATATAAATGAATcataaccccccccccccccccccccccccctactACATTTCTGAATTGTGTAACTCGCTTAAGTTCGAGCCTACTGAATAGACAGCTAAATTTTGAGCCCATATAAGGCCCACAACTTAAGACTACTGTATATAGATCACATAAATAGGAAATACATAGCTTTACTTCAAGCTATTTTTAGCTAAAGTATCTTTTATCGAGCATATAATCTGACTACAAATTTCTTCCATATGAAAACAATCGAAGATCTTTGGTCCACATGATTAGATTGCGTGTAAGAGCGCAAAACCTTCGAGCTCACATTATTCGAGCCATTCACTTCACATGCATATGCATTTACTAGGAAAATATACTTTATTTTGAGGAATATGT of the Brassica rapa cultivar Chiifu-401-42 chromosome A03, CAAS_Brap_v3.01, whole genome shotgun sequence genome contains:
- the LOC103862311 gene encoding cold-regulated protein 28 codes for the protein MENVSEVNIVYLEMDRDAEASGESHSESSTLSNSLESVLTRNECGGDWTNEKHNSYLDSLENSFVRQLYSLLGREEETRRTSRTHHVQSNSHTWTHQFTLLQNGCRQKLNFGKKRAYLEISSEYTIGTADQGNVLCKEEIKNSGDKAFTRTLTRNSLGHEYPAQCTAEVSGQNFREEVEERGCNSGVSRKRRREANYDDSSLNDQVVP